Within the Pseudobythopirellula maris genome, the region CAGGTCGAGCGGAACCTCGCCGACTTCGTCGAGGAACAGCGTTCCGCCATCGGCCAGCTCAAAACGCCCGGCCCGGTCGCGGAGCGCGCCGGTGAAGGCGCCCTGGATGTGGCCGAAGAACTCGCTCTCGAAGAGCTCACGCGGGATCGCGGCGCAGTTGACTTTGATCAGCGGTCGGTCGGCCCGGTTGCTGCGGCGGTGGACTTCGCGGGCGACGACTTCTTTGCCAACGCCACTCTCCCCGAGGATGAGCACCGTCGAGTCGGTGGGGGCGACGAGGTCGATCTGCTGGCTCACGTTCCGCAACGCGGGGCTGACGCCGAGCATCTCGCCAAAGCCCTGCTCAGCGGCCGCCTCCTGCTGCAGGTACTCGTTCTCTTCTTCGAGCCTCTTGCGCAGTCGCTCGACTTCCTCCCAGGCGTGGGTGTGAGCGATGGCGACCGCCGCGTGGTCGGCGATCATCCGCAGCCAGTCGAGGCAGCCTTCGCCGATCCGCGCCCGGGTGAACACGCCCAACACGCCGAGCACCATGCCGTGGTGGCTCAGCGGCTGGCCGGCGAACCCGATGATTCCCTCGTCGCGGACCCACGCGGGTTGAGCCACCCAGGAGGGCAGCTCCGCCATGTCGGGCGCCTCGATCGCCTCGCCCGTCATGGCGATCCGACCGACTTTGCGGACTCCGATCGGAAACCTCCGAAAACGTCCGTCGAGCCGCGACAGGTCTTGGCTCGGATCAACGACCGAGCGGCCGCTGCTCGCCACCAGGTGAAGGCACTGCGACCGATCGGGACATTCGTCTCGCATGGGGCACGTTTCGCACCCTTCTCCAGGGCGTACGAGCCACAGCCTGGCGAGGGCGATCTGGTCGGACGCCGCAATCCGCGACACCAGCAAGTCGAGAAGCTGAGGGAGCTCGCGCTGCTGAGCGAGTTCGAGCAACAGGCTCTTTGGGTCGTCGAGTAACGTCGGGTTTTCATCACGGCTCGGCATCCCTCAAGGATAACGACATTTCGTTCTA harbors:
- a CDS encoding sigma-54-dependent Fis family transcriptional regulator yields the protein MPSRDENPTLLDDPKSLLLELAQQRELPQLLDLLVSRIAASDQIALARLWLVRPGEGCETCPMRDECPDRSQCLHLVASSGRSVVDPSQDLSRLDGRFRRFPIGVRKVGRIAMTGEAIEAPDMAELPSWVAQPAWVRDEGIIGFAGQPLSHHGMVLGVLGVFTRARIGEGCLDWLRMIADHAAVAIAHTHAWEEVERLRKRLEEENEYLQQEAAAEQGFGEMLGVSPALRNVSQQIDLVAPTDSTVLILGESGVGKEVVAREVHRRSNRADRPLIKVNCAAIPRELFESEFFGHIQGAFTGALRDRAGRFELADGGTLFLDEVGEVPLDLQSKLLRVLQEGEIERIGEEQTRRVDVRIIAATNRDLREESRQKRFREDLYYRLSVFPIEMPPLRQRRDDVAVLAEHFLRQASQRLATEPPRLTTAVSRRLERYDWPGNVRELQHVIERAVILSRGGALRVDLREPTNRSQPSPAPAEGEILTDAQIRQLERDNLERALRASDGKIHGPEGAAELLGVKPTTLSSRLRAMGIKRR